The Opitutus sp. DNA window GACCCGTATCTGGGAACCTACTACTACACGCTCAACACCAACCGGCCCTTTCTCAACGAGGTCAAAATCCGCCGTGCCCTCGCCCTCGCCGTGGACCGTGCCGGCATAGCCGAAAAGATTCTCTGCGGCGGCCAGACGCCCGCCTACGCCTTCACCCCTCCCGGCACCGCCGGCTACACCGCTGCGGCCCGCTTCTCCACCGATTACGATGAAGCCCGGCGCTTGCTCACCGAGGCCGGTTATCCAGGCGGTAAAGGCGCGCCCATTCTCGAACTCTTGCTCAACACCTCCGACAACCACCGCATCATCGCCGAAGCGGTTCAGGCCGGTTGGCGCCGCGAACTCGGTCTTGAAGTCCGCCTGCTCAACATGGAAGGCAAGAGCGTGTTGGCCGCCCGTCGCGCAGGGGATTTCCAGATCCTCCGTTCGTCATGGATCGGTGACTACAGCGACCCGGCCACCTTCCTTTCTGTCTGGACTTCCGACAGCGGCAACAACTCGAGCGGCTGGCGCAAACCCGCCTACGACCAGTTACTCTTCCAAGCTGCACGCACCGCCGATACCGAAGCCCGCCACGACCTCTTCCAACAGGCCGAAGCACTCCTCGTAGCCGACGCCCCCTTCATCCCGCTCTACACCTACACCCACGTTTTTTTAAAAAACCCAGCGGTCAAAGGATGGCATTCCACCTTGCTCGACCATCATCCCTACAAACACGTTTCGCTTGAGGCGGCACCGTCCTCCAGCACCGCGCCGCAGGGCAACAACTAACCCATTGTGGTAGTTGTTCCGGTGGCTGTCGCGCTCCCGTCCGTCACCTGCGGTTAAATCATCCCTCCCTCAACCGCCATGTTCCGCCGCTCCATGAGTCGATTCACCCCGTTCGCCTCTCCGACAGCACTCAGCCTGTTCGCCGCCACCCCGGTACTCGGCCTGCTCACCGCACTCGGCCTTCTCACGGTTGTGGCTGGTTGCTCGAAAAACGAGCCCACTCCTGCCCGCTCCACTGCCTCCACGTCATCCGTCGCCGCCGCAGACGCCCCCAAAATCCTGCGCGTGGGCAACGGCACTGAACCCCAGGATCTCGATCCGCATGTGGTCACCGGCGTACCCGAGCACAAGATCATCTCCGCCCTGCTCGAGGGACTCGTCACCTACGCGCCCGACGGCGGCATCGCCCCCGGAATGGCCGAGCGCTGGGTTATCTCCGAAGACGGGCTGACTTACACCTTCCACCTGCGCGACAACGCCAAGTGGTCCAACGGCGAGCCGCTGACCTCACAGGATTTCGTGAGTTCGTTTAAGCGCATCCTTACCCCGTCACTGGGCGCTGAATACGCCTACAAGTTATTCCACCTGGTCAACGCCGAGGAGTTCAACACAGGGAAACTCACCGATTTCGCCAAAGTCGGAGCCCAGGCCGTCGATGCGCACACCCTCCTCCTCACGCTTAAACACCGGACACCATTCCTGCTCGAATCGCTTCAGCATTACGCCTGGTTCCCGGTGCACCTGCCCACGTTGCGCAAATTCGGGGAGCCCGACCGCAAGGGCAACGCCTGGACACGCCCCGGCAACTACGTGGGCAACGGCCCGTTCACCCTCGTCGAATGGTCACCCAACCAGAAAATCACCGTAGCCCGCTCGCGCACCTACTGGGACCACGACCACGTGCGCCTCGACGGCATCGAATTCTACGCGATTGACAGCGCCGAAACCGAGGAGCGGCTCTTTCGCACCGGCAAACTCGACTACTGCAACACCCTGCCGCTCGGAAAAACCGAAACCTATCGCCGCGAAAACCCCGCCAGCTACCGCCAAGACCCCTACTACGGCGTTTATTATTACCGGCTCAACGTCACCCGAAAGCCCCTCGACGACCGCCGTGTCCGCCGGGCCCTTGCACTCGCCATCGATCGAGAGGCCATCATTCGCAGCATTCTGCGTAGCGGGGGCCAGTCTCCCGCCCTCCACTTCACCCCGCCCTCCCACAAGTTCACCGCCTCCGCGCAGCTCACGGGCGACCTCGCCGAAGCCAAACGCCTTCTCGCCGAGGCGGGGTATCCCGACGGACAAAACCTGCCGCCCATTGATATCCTATTTAACACCTCCGAGAGCCACCGGATCATCGCCGAGGCGATCCAGCAAATGTGGAAAACCCTCCTCGGGGTAAACGCCACGATCACCAACCAGGAATGGAAAGTGTACCTCGATTCCCAGCGCACGGGTAATTTCCAGGTCGCCCGCGCTGGCTGGATTGGCGACTACAACGACCCGCACACCTTTCTCGACCTGTGGATCACTGGCGGGGGCAACAACCAGACCGGTTGGTCAAATTCGGCCTATGACCAGCTGCTGCGCGGTGCACTGGAAACCAAAACGGAACCGGAGCGCATGGCGGTTTACCTGAAACTCGAGGCGATCCTCGCCGACGAAGCCCCGGTGATCCCGATTTATTTCTATAGCCGTGTCTACGCGCTCAATCCCAAGGTGCTGAACTGGACAACCAATCCGCTGGATAGCCGGGGATGGAAATGGGTGGACCTAGCCCGTTAGGCGCGCCCGAGTTGGCCCGCTGTGGCCCCCGCTGCCAGAAGAGGGCGAAAGAGGCCTGCGCACTGCATCCATTCCCACGTCATGCATCCCCGCGCAGTAGCCAACCGAACCGCACCGCGTGCTTGCACCAACCGGGCGTACGGGTTGCGTTAAGGCGATGCGCATTGCTTGGACTACCCTTCCGGACCGTGCCAGCGCCGACCAGCTAGCGGCCGCCGCAGTCGCCGCGCATCTCGCTTCGTGCGCACAAGTTGAAGGCCCAATCTCATCCCATTATCTGTGGGACGGCGCACAGGAAAAATCCGAGGAATATCGGGTCACGTTCAAAGGCATGCCGGCTCAAATCGCTAGCCTGGAACCCTGGGTTCATGCCCGCCATCCCTACCAAGTTCCGGAGTGGATTGTGATAAAGACCGAACATGTTTCGGAAAAGTACTTGTCATGGGCCCGATCGCGCCTTAACCCCTAACCCTTTCACAAGTCGAAATCCTCTTTTCTTAATCACCATGTCACAGCACAAAAGTCTCCAAGGCGCCTCCGGCATCGTCATCAAACGTAACGTTCTCAAGCGTTTTGAACGCGTAGCCGTACTCAAGAAGCGCGGCCAATGGAAAGAGGGCGACCGGGTTGCCGGTCTGCGCAAGACCAAGCCCGAAGTCTAATAGCGCGGTCCCTCGATCGCTTTTAAAAAGCAGGCAGTTCGCAAGACTGCCTGCTTTTTTGTGCACCGACACTACGAACACCGTTCCAATAGGCATCCAAGCTCAAGAACGCCCTTACGCCGCCAGCCCTAATTCGTATCACCCTCGCACCCTCTTGCCCTCATGCTCGACCTCACCAAAAAACTCTTCGACTTCATTCTCCACATTGATGTCCACCTCACGGAGATCAGTGCCAACTACGGGCTTTGGACCTACGGAGTGCTGTTCCTGATCATCTTTGCGGAAACCGGCCTGGTGGTGCTGCCGCTACTTCCTGGCGACTCGCTCCTGTTCGCCGCTGGCGGGCTGACCGCCTTGCCGGAATCGGGCCTCAATGTACACCTTTTGGCCTTTCTTCTCTTCATCGCGGCGGTCATCGGCGATTCGTTGAACTACTGGATAGGCAGCAAATTCGGCCCCGCAGTGTTTCGGCGCGAGGACTCGATCTGGCTGCGCAAAAAACACCTCCAGCGAGCCCATGAGTTCTTCGAAAAGTACGGCGGCCGAGCTATCATCCTGGCCCGTTTCGTGCCGATCGTGCGTACCTTTATCCCCTTCGTGGCAGGGGTCGGGTCGATGAGCTATCGCCGCTTCTTTGCCTTTAACGTCATTGGCGGGTTTATTTGGATCTACGCGTTCATTTACCTCGGATTCTTTTTCTGCAACGTGCCGGTGGTTAAGAAAAACTTCGGACTGGTCATCATCGGGATAATCCTGATCTCCGTGCTGCCCATCGTGGTCGAAGCCGTACGAGCTTGGAGCGCGCACCGCGCCAAGCGCCTGCACTCCTGAGCCGTGGGTAGCCGCCTTTAGGGAGCGGGCGTTGACACGTTCCAGTGAGGCGGAAAACCGCTCGGGAACCTTGAGAGAAGTGGCAGGTCCGCATTGGCGAACCTTTGTTCACATGAAAAAACTCATCACGCCCGCCCTGCTCGGCAGCCTCGCTCTCCTAGCCTTCTCGGTTTCGACCGCGTCGGCCCAAGACGCCCAAACGGAGAAACCCGTTTCAGCTGCCGTCCTTAAAAAGTACGACATCAATAAAGACGGTAAACTCGACGAAGCCGAGCGCACCTCGTTACTGGCGGAAAAAAAAGCCGCAGCAGCGAAAAAAGCCAAAACCAAGGCCGACGCTGACATGAAGCCCGATACGGTTAAATAATGGCGATTTCCCATTGGCGATGGAGGCGGCCCAGCCACCTTGGGCCGCCTCTTTGAGTCGAGTAGCGAGTGCAGCGAATTGGTATTCCCTAAACGCTGCACTCCCCATGTATCCCCGCCAGTCAACCGCTCAGCGGGGAGGCATTGGCCCACTTGTGAGCCCCGGCCTTTTCAGCCCACCGCTTTGCGCAATACGAACGCCGCAGCGCCGTCGTGGCCGTCAGTCCACGGCTGGCTGATGCGTTTGCTTTCCAGAGTGAAACGCCCGCGCGTTTTTTCTAGGAACGCCTTGAGGACCGAATCGTTCTCCTCGGAATCGAGACTGCAGGTGGAATACACCAGCCGCCCGCCCGGAGCCACCAAACGCGCGGCCGCGCTGAGCATTTCGGCCTGTTGGCAGGCATGCTTGAAAAAGTCCGTGGCCTGCAGGCGCCACTTCACGTCGACGCGGTGGCGCATGACGCCGGTGTTGGAACACGGTACGTCGAGCAGCACGGCGTCGTAGGCCTTGGGCAAGTTGTGCTCCTCGAACACGCCGAGGCGCTCGACCTGCATCACGTCGCCCTGGACCAACGCCACGTCGCCCTTGGCGCGCGAAAGGTTTTGTGTGAGCCGCTCGATACGCGGACCGGCTAAATCGAGAGCGACCACGCGGCCTGAACCCATCGCATCGGATATCGCCAAACTCTTGCCGCCGGGAGCGGCGCAGGCGTCGAGCACGGTTTCACCAGCCTTAGGGGCAAGCAACTCCACCGCGTGACGGGTAGCGGGGTCTTGCAGGAAAATCACGCCCTCGTTGATCAACGCTTCAACGCGCGACCAGGCCCCCGATTTCACCTCGTAAAAGCCGGCCCAAGGCGTCGCCACAAACAGCGCCGCATCGGCCTCGGCTGGAGCGCCGCCGGCGATACGCCAGCGAGCGTAAACGGGAGCGGGCTTCTGATTCCACTCCAGTAGGGTGCGGGTGGCGGCGGCGCCGAACTGGGCCAGCCAGCGGCGCACCAGCCATTCGGGGTGAGAGAAATACGCAGCCAGTTCGATAGCTCCAGCGGAGGCAGCTGGCACGGTTTGCGCAGCCAGAGCGGCGGCGATCTTGCGCACGATGGCGTTGACCATCTTCGCCTCAGGCTGGCTGGCGATAGTCTTGGTTTGCTCAACCGCGTGGTGAACCACCCGTGCGGTATGGCCGTCG harbors:
- a CDS encoding DedA family protein, which gives rise to MLDLTKKLFDFILHIDVHLTEISANYGLWTYGVLFLIIFAETGLVVLPLLPGDSLLFAAGGLTALPESGLNVHLLAFLLFIAAVIGDSLNYWIGSKFGPAVFRREDSIWLRKKHLQRAHEFFEKYGGRAIILARFVPIVRTFIPFVAGVGSMSYRRFFAFNVIGGFIWIYAFIYLGFFFCNVPVVKKNFGLVIIGIILISVLPIVVEAVRAWSAHRAKRLHS
- a CDS encoding divalent-cation tolerance protein CutA — translated: MRIAWTTLPDRASADQLAAAAVAAHLASCAQVEGPISSHYLWDGAQEKSEEYRVTFKGMPAQIASLEPWVHARHPYQVPEWIVIKTEHVSEKYLSWARSRLNP
- a CDS encoding small basic protein, producing MSQHKSLQGASGIVIKRNVLKRFERVAVLKKRGQWKEGDRVAGLRKTKPEV
- a CDS encoding peptide ABC transporter substrate-binding protein, translated to MSRFTPFASPTALSLFAATPVLGLLTALGLLTVVAGCSKNEPTPARSTASTSSVAAADAPKILRVGNGTEPQDLDPHVVTGVPEHKIISALLEGLVTYAPDGGIAPGMAERWVISEDGLTYTFHLRDNAKWSNGEPLTSQDFVSSFKRILTPSLGAEYAYKLFHLVNAEEFNTGKLTDFAKVGAQAVDAHTLLLTLKHRTPFLLESLQHYAWFPVHLPTLRKFGEPDRKGNAWTRPGNYVGNGPFTLVEWSPNQKITVARSRTYWDHDHVRLDGIEFYAIDSAETEERLFRTGKLDYCNTLPLGKTETYRRENPASYRQDPYYGVYYYRLNVTRKPLDDRRVRRALALAIDREAIIRSILRSGGQSPALHFTPPSHKFTASAQLTGDLAEAKRLLAEAGYPDGQNLPPIDILFNTSESHRIIAEAIQQMWKTLLGVNATITNQEWKVYLDSQRTGNFQVARAGWIGDYNDPHTFLDLWITGGGNNQTGWSNSAYDQLLRGALETKTEPERMAVYLKLEAILADEAPVIPIYFYSRVYALNPKVLNWTTNPLDSRGWKWVDLAR
- a CDS encoding RNA methyltransferase, which translates into the protein MTKPFKPSGPVDAWTISAELLVRWLENKERVDALLDSLPRSLGRTERARCQHLLFGAVRNLGRIEAIFTPLLARPPRPIVKAVLLLAGYELIEGGGDGHTARVVHHAVEQTKTIASQPEAKMVNAIVRKIAAALAAQTVPAASAGAIELAAYFSHPEWLVRRWLAQFGAAATRTLLEWNQKPAPVYARWRIAGGAPAEADAALFVATPWAGFYEVKSGAWSRVEALINEGVIFLQDPATRHAVELLAPKAGETVLDACAAPGGKSLAISDAMGSGRVVALDLAGPRIERLTQNLSRAKGDVALVQGDVMQVERLGVFEEHNLPKAYDAVLLDVPCSNTGVMRHRVDVKWRLQATDFFKHACQQAEMLSAAARLVAPGGRLVYSTCSLDSEENDSVLKAFLEKTRGRFTLESKRISQPWTDGHDGAAAFVLRKAVG